The Amblyomma americanum isolate KBUSLIRL-KWMA chromosome 5, ASM5285725v1, whole genome shotgun sequence genome window below encodes:
- the LOC144134485 gene encoding uncharacterized protein LOC144134485 translates to MGCVKTCGLCGGCVTEGPVTGISMHSVKENVFMQMPPEDSPSNAPTAGLPDLVASCTNAARSPSSCENSQSCPELSPDAVKLIGRRLRHLSDHFARRDHKANTQDGTIHDWFAGFLRVCASTMLELWKLPT, encoded by the exons ATGGGATGTGTCAAGACCTGTGGACTCTGTGGTGGTTGCGTCACTGAAGGCCCCGTCACCGGAATCTCTATGCATTCTGTTAAAGAGAATGTTTTCATGCAGATGCCACCCGAAG ATTCACCATCAAATGCGCCGACCGCTGGCCTGCCTGACCTCGTTGCATCGTGCACTAATGCAGCGAGATCGCCTTCCAGCTGTGAGAACAGTCAAAGTTGTCCAGAGTTGAGTCCTGACGCAGTTAAGCTCATCGGCCGCAGATTGCGGCATCTCTCGGACCACTTCGCAAGGAGAGAC CACAAGGCAAACACGCAAGACGGCACAATCCATGACTGGTTCGCAGGATTCCTGAGAGTCTGCGCCTCAACGATGCTAGAATTGTGGAAGCTGCCCACGTGA